Proteins encoded within one genomic window of Phototrophicus methaneseepsis:
- a CDS encoding NUDIX hydrolase yields the protein MIVEDRYPQNKLLHILPMAEPIIPVEDQDVPLIFTQVIATYHGKYLFIYNRNRKWWELPGGGIEPGETPLDCALRELQEESSQIAKTASCLGVLKVHLSERNAYEYAAVYTVELDDQQPFIPNNEADRILFCAHPDELDGSMSSWSHTIFSFFVKI from the coding sequence TAAGCTCCTTCATATCCTCCCCATGGCGGAACCCATCATCCCGGTAGAAGACCAGGATGTGCCGCTCATCTTTACGCAGGTGATTGCGACCTACCATGGCAAGTATCTATTCATCTATAACCGCAATCGCAAATGGTGGGAACTACCCGGCGGGGGCATTGAGCCGGGCGAAACACCGCTTGATTGTGCCCTGCGCGAATTGCAAGAAGAATCCAGCCAGATCGCAAAGACAGCGTCCTGCCTGGGCGTCCTGAAAGTGCATTTATCTGAGCGGAACGCGTATGAATATGCGGCTGTTTACACGGTAGAGTTAGATGATCAGCAGCCCTTCATACCCAACAATGAAGCGGATCGTATTCTGTTTTGCGCGCACCCTGATGAGTTGGATGGCAGCATGAGTAGCTGGAGCCATACCATTTTTTCGTTTTTTGTTAAAATCTAA